One segment of Coffea arabica cultivar ET-39 chromosome 7c, Coffea Arabica ET-39 HiFi, whole genome shotgun sequence DNA contains the following:
- the LOC140010700 gene encoding uncharacterized protein produces the protein MPVYYVSRTLQGPETRYTPAKKLVLALVHAARKLRPYFQTHSIVVVADQTLGQILTRPEVSGKMIKWAVELAEHDIGYQPRTAIKVQPLADFLAEGANLAVTGQNSPSSKARLGEPWILFVDGASNKEGSEAGLLLISPTGEELTYALRFDFPASNNETEYETLLTGLRIAHRMGITAIKVRSDSSSSSSKSAGSTKPMRRS, from the coding sequence ATGCCGGTATACTACGTCAGCCGTACTTTACAAGGGCCGGAGACGCGGTACACACCGGCTAAGAAGCTGGTCCTTGCCTTGGTGCACGCGGCCCGAAAGCTCCGGCCCTACTTTCAGACTCACAGCATCGTCGTCGTGGCTGATCAGACCCTAGGGCAGATACTTACAAGGCCCGAGGTCTCGGGCAAGATGATCAAGTGGGCCGTCGAGCTGGCCGAGCACGACATTGGTTATCAGCCCCGCACTGCTATTAAGGTTCAGCCCTTGGCCGACTTCCTTGCTGAGGGGGCTAACTTGGCCGTGACCGGGCAGAACTCTCCGTCCAGTAAGGCGCGGTTGGGGGAGCCTTGGATTCTGTTCGTGGACGGGGCCTCTAACAAGGAAGGGAGCGAAGCTGGGCTGCTGCTCATCTCGCCGACCGGGGAGGAGCTGACCTACGCTCTTCGATTTGACTTCCCCGCATCCAACAATGAAACTGAGTACGAGACCCTACTTACGGGATTGCGGATAGCCCACCGAATGGGTATAACCGCCATCAAAGTCCGGAGCGATTCCAGCTCGTCGTCCTCCAAGTCCGCGGGGAGTACGAAGCCAATGAGGAGGTCATGA